From one Tetragenococcus osmophilus genomic stretch:
- a CDS encoding SprT family protein, whose translation MTEDELQLLVEDVSWTSFKKPFTHQAFFNARLRTTGGRYHVKDHHLDFNPKMATLKREIFIGIIKHELCHYHLHIENKGYQHKDTDFKELLTKTGGLRYAPDIQTKRKFHVYQCQSCQLLITRQKKMDTHRFVCGKCGGSLYYKSTYTKNNLE comes from the coding sequence ATGACAGAAGATGAATTACAACTATTAGTGGAAGATGTATCGTGGACATCTTTTAAAAAACCATTTACACATCAAGCTTTCTTTAATGCTCGTTTACGAACCACTGGGGGCAGGTATCATGTTAAAGATCATCATTTAGACTTTAACCCCAAAATGGCTACTCTTAAACGTGAAATTTTTATTGGTATTATTAAACATGAATTGTGTCATTATCATCTACACATTGAAAATAAGGGATACCAACATAAGGACACTGATTTTAAAGAACTGTTGACAAAAACAGGGGGCTTACGCTATGCTCCAGATATTCAAACAAAACGTAAGTTCCATGTTTATCAATGTCAGAGTTGTCAACTACTAATAACAAGACAAAAAAAGATGGATACCCATCGTTTTGTTTGTGGAAAATGCGGAGGCAGTCTGTATTACAAATCTACATACACAAAAAATAATTTAGAGTAA
- a CDS encoding Tex family protein, with protein sequence MAQELFSLLQQELPQYKTGQLQSVLNLLAESNTVPFIARYRKEATGGLDEVQIREIEERHHYLENLEKRKEEVLRLIEEQGKLTTELKNNIVKASKMQQVEDLYRPYKQKRRTKATIAKENGLADLSQCLLSFPQQGINEKAETFTNEKVPTVQEALFGAHEIMAEQFGDTAKFRSWIRKETFQNGLFESQLKDAEKDEKGVYEMYYSFSEPIKKIVSHRVLACNRGEKEGALNVSLESDETKIFDYLHHQLIKDSNSPVVPLIVAAYQDAYKRFMGPAIKREIRNELTQKADEQAIAIFGENLRNLLLQPPLKGKTVMGFDPAYRTGCKLAVCDATGKVLAIEVIYPHKPASAEKRETADKQFCQLVEKYQIDMIAIGNGTASRESEQFVARNLQSVSRDVFYAMVNEAGASVYSASDIAREEFPDLQVEERSAISIGRRLQDPLAELVKIDPKAVGVGQYQHDVSQKRLNEQLNFVVETVVNQVGVDVNTASSQLLQHVAGLNKTTAGNIVSYREENGAFTKRTQLKKVPRLGPKAYEQAIGFLRIPKAQNILDNTAIHPESYPVANKLLEIAQLGLAEVGTSHAQETLESFSLTFLSEQLDVGTQTLKDIVHALIQPGRDMRDSMPGPLLRKDVFSMEDLQVGMEIKGTVRNVLDFGAFIDIGVKQDGLVHISKLSTKFIKKPNDVVSVGDVVTVWVEQVDIQKGRISLTMIDPGESK encoded by the coding sequence ATGGCGCAAGAATTATTTTCTTTATTACAACAAGAATTACCGCAATATAAGACTGGACAGTTACAATCTGTATTAAATTTATTAGCAGAAAGTAATACTGTTCCTTTTATCGCGAGATATCGTAAAGAAGCAACTGGTGGTTTAGACGAAGTTCAAATCAGAGAAATCGAAGAACGCCACCATTATTTAGAGAATTTAGAAAAACGTAAAGAAGAAGTCCTTCGTTTAATTGAGGAACAAGGAAAGCTAACTACTGAACTAAAAAATAATATTGTTAAAGCTAGCAAGATGCAACAAGTCGAAGATCTTTATCGACCTTATAAACAAAAAAGAAGAACAAAAGCGACCATTGCTAAAGAAAATGGTTTAGCTGATTTAAGTCAATGCTTATTGAGTTTTCCACAACAAGGTATTAATGAAAAAGCTGAAACTTTCACTAATGAGAAAGTCCCTACAGTACAAGAGGCCCTTTTTGGAGCTCATGAAATTATGGCTGAGCAGTTTGGAGATACGGCAAAATTTCGGAGTTGGATTCGTAAAGAAACTTTTCAAAATGGCTTGTTTGAAAGTCAGTTAAAAGACGCTGAAAAGGACGAAAAGGGCGTCTATGAAATGTATTATTCTTTTTCTGAACCTATCAAAAAAATAGTTTCACATCGGGTGCTAGCTTGCAATCGCGGAGAAAAAGAAGGTGCGCTAAATGTATCTCTTGAAAGTGATGAAACAAAAATCTTTGATTATTTACATCACCAATTAATAAAGGACTCAAACTCGCCAGTTGTTCCTTTGATAGTAGCGGCCTATCAAGATGCATATAAACGTTTTATGGGGCCAGCTATTAAACGAGAAATTCGAAATGAATTAACGCAAAAAGCAGATGAACAAGCTATCGCAATTTTTGGGGAGAATTTACGTAACTTGTTATTGCAACCTCCTCTAAAAGGTAAAACGGTCATGGGTTTTGATCCTGCTTATCGCACCGGTTGTAAATTAGCTGTTTGCGATGCTACAGGTAAAGTATTGGCTATCGAAGTAATTTATCCTCATAAACCAGCTTCTGCAGAAAAACGAGAAACGGCAGATAAACAATTCTGCCAACTTGTGGAAAAATACCAAATCGATATGATTGCCATAGGTAACGGAACAGCTAGTCGTGAGTCAGAACAATTCGTTGCTCGAAATCTTCAATCTGTTTCACGCGATGTTTTTTATGCGATGGTCAATGAAGCAGGAGCTTCGGTCTATTCAGCTAGCGACATCGCTCGAGAAGAGTTTCCTGACTTACAAGTTGAAGAGCGTAGTGCTATTAGTATTGGACGTCGATTACAAGACCCTTTAGCTGAATTAGTAAAAATCGATCCTAAAGCTGTAGGTGTAGGCCAATATCAGCATGACGTTTCACAAAAAAGACTAAACGAACAATTGAACTTTGTTGTAGAAACAGTAGTAAACCAAGTAGGCGTTGATGTGAACACAGCAAGTTCCCAACTTTTACAACATGTGGCTGGTTTGAATAAAACTACTGCTGGAAATATTGTTAGTTATCGAGAAGAAAATGGAGCATTTACTAAAAGAACGCAACTAAAAAAAGTGCCTCGTTTAGGTCCTAAAGCTTATGAACAAGCGATTGGGTTTTTACGGATTCCGAAAGCACAAAATATTTTAGATAATACAGCTATTCATCCAGAAAGTTACCCAGTAGCGAATAAACTATTAGAAATTGCTCAGTTAGGTTTAGCTGAAGTTGGAACTTCTCATGCTCAAGAAACGCTTGAAAGTTTTTCTTTAACTTTCCTATCTGAACAGTTGGATGTTGGTACACAGACGTTAAAAGATATTGTTCATGCTTTAATACAGCCTGGTCGAGATATGCGTGATAGTATGCCTGGTCCACTTTTAAGAAAAGACGTTTTTTCTATGGAAGATTTACAAGTAGGGATGGAGATTAAAGGAACGGTGCGTAATGTTCTTGATTTTGGCGCCTTTATAGATATAGGGGTTAAACAAGATGGATTAGTTCATATTTCCAAATTAAGTACAAAATTTATTAAAAAACCTAATGATGTTGTATCTGTAGGTGATGTTGTAACCGTTTGGGTAGAACAAGTCGATATACAAAAGGGACGAATTAGTCTAACAATGATCGATCCAGGTGAGTCGAAATGA
- a CDS encoding metallophosphoesterase family protein: MKPYVYVISDIHGELELFKKLLKNFDPKNHQLVLIGDLNDRGKKSKECFLLGKRLVEEYNAVYLRGNHEEYFLQFLNSPEDWYQAYVQNGGKETMESLLFKGCCEEYSPTEIAMTIRSYYSSLVQFLVERPLYFEWEKYLFVHAGVDLSKSDWKQTNPPDFIWIREAFHRGKNNTGKTIVFGHTITPLLYGDMQTTSLWFSDHKIGIDGGAVFGGSVHGVIFDPNGIVQDIEYPNLAGGWQPDF; the protein is encoded by the coding sequence TTGAAACCTTATGTTTATGTAATTAGCGATATCCATGGAGAATTGGAGTTATTTAAAAAGCTTTTAAAAAATTTCGATCCAAAGAATCATCAACTGGTTTTAATTGGTGATTTAAATGATCGTGGCAAAAAAAGCAAAGAATGTTTTTTGTTGGGAAAAAGATTAGTTGAAGAATACAATGCTGTATATTTACGTGGCAATCATGAAGAGTATTTTTTGCAGTTTTTAAATTCTCCTGAAGACTGGTATCAAGCTTATGTGCAAAATGGTGGCAAAGAAACAATGGAGAGTTTACTTTTTAAAGGATGTTGTGAGGAATATTCACCTACTGAAATTGCTATGACTATCCGTTCGTATTACTCTTCCCTAGTCCAATTCCTGGTAGAGCGTCCTTTGTATTTTGAGTGGGAAAAATACCTTTTTGTGCATGCTGGAGTAGATTTGTCTAAAAGTGACTGGAAACAAACAAACCCACCTGATTTTATTTGGATTCGAGAAGCCTTCCATCGTGGAAAAAATAATACAGGAAAAACGATTGTCTTTGGTCATACGATAACTCCTTTATTATATGGAGATATGCAAACAACAAGTTTATGGTTTTCTGACCACAAAATTGGTATCGACGGAGGAGCAGTATTTGGTGGCTCAGTTCATGGCGTCATTTTTGACCCCAATGGCATAGTGCAAGATATCGAGTATCCCAATCTAGCAGGTGGTTGGCAACCTGATTTTTAA
- a CDS encoding VOC family protein, which translates to MFSNKVQISLFVDDVQKAVDFWQKLDFVVIDRQEADGSLVVEIAPNQTADMHFVIYDRNFIEKQSPGVATNPPQVMFFSENITQLYKTMQTLPIEIGELIQLEETLIFNFVDPDGNYFAVAQA; encoded by the coding sequence ATGTTTTCAAATAAAGTACAGATTAGTCTTTTTGTAGATGACGTTCAAAAAGCAGTAGATTTTTGGCAAAAATTGGATTTTGTAGTAATTGATAGACAAGAGGCTGATGGATCTTTAGTGGTAGAAATCGCCCCTAATCAAACAGCGGACATGCACTTTGTTATTTATGATCGGAATTTTATAGAAAAACAATCACCTGGCGTGGCAACAAATCCTCCGCAGGTTATGTTTTTTAGTGAAAATATCACTCAATTATATAAAACAATGCAAACATTGCCAATTGAGATTGGCGAATTAATTCAATTAGAAGAGACTTTAATATTTAATTTTGTAGATCCAGATGGAAATTACTTTGCTGTTGCTCAAGCTTAA
- a CDS encoding DUF1149 family protein, with protein MEIRRQQPLVEAYHFDQRKEDEQELETRIHIGFTPLKAPSDDYPKENSIIGSRLRFEIVFTQFIIRGAMGQINHIVDRDIQSQQDLTKEEMDELMDPLFDILQRLTYEVTEIITDKPGVNLDFERRE; from the coding sequence GTGGAGATTAGAAGACAGCAACCGCTAGTAGAAGCTTATCATTTTGATCAACGTAAAGAAGATGAACAAGAACTGGAAACAAGAATACATATTGGTTTTACTCCGTTAAAAGCTCCCAGTGATGATTACCCCAAAGAAAATAGTATCATTGGCTCGCGCTTACGTTTTGAAATTGTCTTTACGCAATTTATTATTCGCGGAGCAATGGGACAGATCAATCATATCGTTGATCGAGATATTCAAAGCCAACAAGATCTAACCAAAGAAGAAATGGACGAATTGATGGATCCTTTATTTGATATCTTGCAACGTTTAACTTATGAAGTTACTGAAATTATAACAGATAAACCAGGCGTTAATTTAGATTTTGAACGTCGAGAGTAG
- a CDS encoding ISLre2 family transposase translates to MDSIVTDLVEVMKKERNFLARERAMMIFFAQLIATITQLAFQTLDEEICAQWKKEGFRVDRKSERTITFLFGTVTYVRRRMKNQANDIRYPLDEFLGIRKGIRYSSLVLRNVSQLGSMMVYRHVSQAIDCLTSWRMSHQNVQQLVVKTGELIQAKSTHESRYDGIITKKKVPYLYLEGDGVKINGQKKQSLEVHRFQVCEGSQKVGNRSEMIAPHFVSHLNRKKAYKEMMAYLQAYYDLSHTVVISNSDGGSGYEKAVFDELALGCLRHEHFRDRYHVHRKMKERMAFVPQLQHRMIRAIAHYDWQEVQLVLDTSESLIEEKEAEALEHLRLLHHYLQRSWPYLKSLKARGIRDPQACIGTIESTHRKITYRMKRQGRLWTKTGAQAMIRVIDSLRNQEFEGWLNQYEALPDDVVAQEKRWQAMKRWVQKKPHFQAHEGAFKGQMGEGKAKSTPLGQFAKGLNQLIMTPNYL, encoded by the coding sequence ATGGATTCTATTGTAACAGATTTAGTGGAAGTAATGAAGAAGGAAAGAAATTTTTTAGCAAGAGAAAGAGCCATGATGATTTTTTTTGCGCAACTGATAGCGACAATCACCCAACTAGCTTTTCAAACGCTCGATGAAGAAATTTGTGCCCAATGGAAGAAAGAAGGCTTTCGCGTCGACCGCAAAAGCGAAAGAACCATCACCTTTTTGTTTGGCACGGTGACCTATGTTCGTCGCCGAATGAAAAATCAAGCCAATGACATTCGTTATCCCTTAGATGAATTTCTAGGGATTCGAAAAGGCATTCGTTACAGTTCGCTTGTCCTGCGCAATGTCTCTCAATTAGGCAGTATGATGGTCTATCGTCATGTTTCTCAAGCGATCGATTGTTTGACATCTTGGCGTATGAGTCATCAAAACGTGCAACAATTGGTGGTTAAAACGGGAGAGTTAATCCAAGCCAAAAGCACGCATGAAAGTCGTTATGACGGGATTATCACCAAGAAAAAAGTGCCTTATTTATATCTGGAAGGAGATGGCGTAAAGATCAACGGACAAAAGAAACAATCTCTTGAAGTCCATCGTTTTCAAGTGTGCGAAGGGAGCCAGAAAGTTGGGAACCGCTCGGAGATGATCGCCCCGCACTTTGTGAGTCATCTGAATCGGAAAAAAGCGTATAAAGAAATGATGGCCTATCTTCAAGCCTATTATGATTTAAGTCATACCGTTGTCATTTCCAATAGTGACGGCGGTTCAGGCTATGAAAAGGCCGTGTTTGATGAACTGGCTTTAGGTTGTTTGCGTCATGAACACTTCCGTGATCGTTACCATGTCCATCGGAAGATGAAAGAAAGAATGGCTTTTGTTCCTCAACTCCAACATCGAATGATACGAGCGATTGCACATTATGATTGGCAAGAGGTCCAGCTTGTTTTAGATACCTCGGAAAGCTTGATTGAAGAAAAGGAAGCCGAGGCTTTAGAACATTTACGTTTGCTGCATCACTATCTTCAAAGAAGTTGGCCTTATTTAAAATCATTGAAAGCACGAGGAATCAGGGATCCCCAAGCATGTATTGGCACGATCGAAAGTACCCATCGAAAAATCACCTATCGCATGAAGCGCCAAGGTCGTTTATGGACAAAAACCGGGGCCCAAGCCATGATTCGTGTCATAGATAGTTTAAGAAACCAAGAATTTGAAGGTTGGTTGAACCAATACGAAGCCCTTCCGGACGACGTCGTCGCTCAAGAAAAGCGTTGGCAAGCTATGAAACGCTGGGTACAGAAAAAACCTCATTTTCAAGCTCATGAAGGTGCGTTTAAAGGGCAAATGGGCGAAGGAAAAGCGAAAAGTACCCCTTTAGGCCAATTCGCCAAAGGATTAAACCAATTAATAATGACCCCGAATTATCTCTAA